The nucleotide window GAGTGGaagaatacacaaatactcacatTAATTAGCAACAAAcggatttttgttttctgtacttttactttttttgtgtatcaAACACCCATTATATGTGCAATTAGCACAGCCGGTATATacaatatgtctgtatgtatgtggctATAATCGAGTTCGTGCTTACaaacttatgaaaaaaaaattcgtgCTTTTGCATGAGAATTACAAAAAACTCACgctttaacaataaaattttgtgcGACTTAatagtgtaaaataaaaaaagagaaacaaTTATCACCTAGAAGATTCTAGACGGGCAGCCATTTAAGTTTTCTGTTTAAGCGTTGTTTTGAAATgatgtcatacatacatatacatatacactattatatataaaaatgtgtatgcTTTTAGGTACATTAATCTTTCCATCTACTTCTTTTTAACCCCATTCCATTTGCTACGTTATGACTTTAttgaacaatttatatataaaaaagaaaaaaattgtggatGTGTTATATTTTCGTTGATTCGTGCGATTTTCACATTCGTTGATATGCaagtaaatatgaaatgaaaaaaaaaaaaaacgatttcaaTCTGATGAAGATAAATTTTTTGTGCACACTAATGGGATAAAATCGTGAATTTCAATTAGTCAAAATCTTAGCCATATTCTGTGGTTACAAAGCCATTTAGACATATTAGAGTTTTAGTTTTCGTCGACGTAATAGACTGCAGATGATAAATATACAAGTTGGgtgctttttttcaaaattctgcttaatttagtcaattagataATTATGTAAAATGCTACAATTactaattgacttaattaaagaaattttgttaattatatacCCTTATAACATTGATAATGCACATATGAAACAattgttaattgactcaattacggaaatttagtcaattagttaattgtcgACACTAACAcaattgataataataatacacataGGAAAGAattgttaattgactcaattaagaaaatttagtcaattagctaATTATCGACACTAATACAATTGATAATACACATGGAAAACAATTGCCAATGtactcaattaaaaaattaagtaaattagcTAATTGTCTTCTCTTATACAATTAATAACACACACGAAACAATTGTTAATAGACTCAGTTACGAAAATTTTCTCAATCAACAATTGAGAAAACACATAGAAAACATTATGCTAATTTactcaattaaagaaatttagttAATTAGCTAATTGTGACATCGATCATGACTCATCAACGGCATTATGAATCAGAATTCGAAACTGAAACTGTAGCTGATGATGTCTAATCTCTATTTCATAACGGTGCTATTCAAGTACCTGAACcgccaacaaatatttttctcacaTTTAAAAATcttgaattacataaaaacaatatataaagtataataaTGCAATTGAAAGCATTTTCTATACTCagcaatcaaatatttattatatttcttttcttgaaatttcttACAGAAATCAACACACCCGACAAATTGGAATACCAATTCCATCCCGTCTCTGGCGGTGTGTTCACATTCAAAGTGCGCGCCGCACACGATGCCCATTTGGCATTGACCGCATCCCCCGTGGAGGCAGAACCCATGTATGAGGTCTTCATTGGCGGCTGGGAGAATACCAAATCGGTGATCAGGAAGGATCGCCAGAAGCCCGATGTTGTAGAAGTGCACACACCTGGCATTTTGGAAGCTGGTGAATTCCGTGGCTTCTGGATACGTTGGTACGATAATGTCATCACTGTTGGACGTGAAGGTGAGGCAGCCGCCTTCCTGTCGTACGATGCACAAAACTTGTTCCCCGTTAACTATGTGGGCGTTTGCACCGGTTGGGGTGCCAGCGGCAGTTGGATCATTGATggtaatttaaatacatttaattgctTTTGCATTACATTGcagtaatttgttttatttgtatctTTTTTTATGAACATCACAGAGGCTCAACCAGCTAGTGCTCCAGTTTTGGGCTTTGCTCCACCATGCGGCAGCGGTCCTGGCTGTTGGGTACCAGCATCCGGTGGCACCGTACCACCCGCCGCTGTAGAGGGTGGCTTCGATGGTAGCGAACAATTGTACGTAGCGCGTGCACGTCATGAAAGTGACCTCATTCCCGGCAAATTGCATCCATCACATGGTGTCTGCTATGTGGCATGGGGTGGTGGCGAACATGGACACGCCGAATACGAGGTACTCTGCTCGAGCGGTGGTCAATGGTTGCCCGCAGATAACGGTAGCATTCCATCGAACGCTTTCCCTGCCGGCGAAACCGCCGAAGGTGAACCACTGTTCATCGGTCGCGCCACACACGACGGCACAATCACGGTGGGCAAAGTGCAGCCATCTCATGGATGTTGTTACATTCCATATGGCGGCGAGGAGGTCGCCTACAAGGAGTTCGAGGTGTTTGTTGTCTAAAGTAAAGTCAAGTTAATTAACATTTatcaaaagtaaataattaagtaaaaaacaaaatgtttgtatCTGTGTACAGTAGTGACGCACAAATTGCACTCAATTAAGCGGTTAATGTTGTTTATGGCATTGTTGTTTAATCgaatagtataaaaa belongs to Zeugodacus cucurbitae isolate PBARC_wt_2022May chromosome 6, idZeuCucr1.2, whole genome shotgun sequence and includes:
- the LOC105215974 gene encoding C3 and PZP-like alpha-2-macroglobulin domain-containing protein 8, whose amino-acid sequence is MPEINTPDKLEYQFHPVSGGVFTFKVRAAHDAHLALTASPVEAEPMYEVFIGGWENTKSVIRKDRQKPDVVEVHTPGILEAGEFRGFWIRWYDNVITVGREGEAAAFLSYDAQNLFPVNYVGVCTGWGASGSWIIDEAQPASAPVLGFAPPCGSGPGCWVPASGGTVPPAAVEGGFDGSEQLYVARARHESDLIPGKLHPSHGVCYVAWGGGEHGHAEYEVLCSSGGQWLPADNGSIPSNAFPAGETAEGEPLFIGRATHDGTITVGKVQPSHGCCYIPYGGEEVAYKEFEVFVV